One Alicyclobacillus acidoterrestris DNA window includes the following coding sequences:
- a CDS encoding ubiquinol oxidase subunit II, whose product MSGQLWRRLRSVFLVAGTSILFATGCGSKYFVLNPAGPVAQKELHVIEWSAILTLIVIVPTLVLLAVIVWRYRDKPGNKARYTPEWSESKKLEFVWWGIPILIIAILGAYTGKVTFALTQPPQKDAKPITIYVTSLDWKWLFQYPGQKVATVNYVEIPTGVPVNFELTSDAPMNSFWIPSLGGQEYTMPGMATRLWLEADKGGTYYGHGANFTGKGFADMSFSVIATSQSQFNQWVSQVKAASPALTKAMYQKLKQPSTVGKISYSSFPPNLFNDTIWAEGGQYMQNAMPSNSSTVATPTNGAMSGMAGMNQDQKDAK is encoded by the coding sequence ATGAGCGGACAGCTGTGGCGTCGTTTGCGCAGCGTATTCTTGGTTGCCGGAACCAGCATCTTGTTCGCTACCGGCTGTGGGTCCAAGTATTTTGTCTTAAATCCCGCTGGACCTGTTGCGCAAAAGGAACTACACGTAATTGAGTGGTCTGCTATCTTAACGCTAATTGTGATTGTACCGACGCTTGTTTTACTTGCTGTCATCGTTTGGCGGTATCGCGATAAGCCAGGGAACAAAGCGCGCTACACACCGGAGTGGTCAGAGAGCAAGAAACTGGAGTTTGTCTGGTGGGGCATTCCGATTCTGATTATCGCGATTCTCGGCGCGTACACAGGAAAGGTCACATTTGCTTTAACGCAGCCGCCACAAAAGGATGCCAAGCCAATCACGATTTACGTGACATCGCTTGATTGGAAATGGCTGTTTCAGTACCCCGGCCAAAAAGTGGCGACCGTGAATTACGTCGAAATCCCGACGGGTGTCCCGGTCAATTTCGAATTGACATCCGATGCCCCGATGAATTCATTTTGGATTCCCAGTCTCGGTGGACAAGAGTACACCATGCCAGGGATGGCGACGCGGCTTTGGCTTGAAGCAGATAAGGGCGGTACATATTACGGTCATGGCGCGAACTTTACGGGCAAAGGGTTTGCCGATATGTCGTTTAGCGTCATTGCGACGTCCCAGTCTCAATTTAATCAGTGGGTTAGCCAAGTGAAAGCTGCGTCACCCGCCTTGACGAAGGCAATGTATCAGAAATTGAAACAACCGAGCACGGTGGGGAAAATTTCCTATTCGTCTTTCCCGCCCAATTTGTTTAATGACACGATTTGGGCCGAGGGTGGCCAGTACATGCAAAACGCGATGCCCAGCAATTCGAGTACCGTCGCGACACCGACAAACGGTGCGATGTCTGGCATGGCTGGTATGAATCAGGACCAGAAAGACGCGAAGTAA
- a CDS encoding cbb3-type cytochrome c oxidase subunit I, with protein MWNEGYLIWISDALIVLVVVGIVGALTYLKKWRWLWDNWLTTVDHKKIGIMYLIAALLMFFRGGVDALLLRTQLAQPGEHFLDAEHYDQIFTTHGTIMILFMAMPFLFALFNIVVPLQIGARDVAFPYLNAISFWLFFFGAMLFNLSFVFGGSPDAGWTSYPPLTELGFDPGPGENYYLLGVQISGIGSIATGINFIATILKMRAPGMKLMRMPLFTWSTLGSCLIIIFAFPALSVSLALLMLDRVVGTHFFTMMHGGNPMMFINLFWVWGHPEVYIVVLPAFGVYSEVVATFTRKRIFGYSSMVASLMLITVISYFVWAHHFFTMGAGADVNTFFAVASMAVGIPTGVKVFNWLFTMFRGRIRVTLPMLWTLGFIPNFAIGGATGIMLAAAPGDYQYHNSYFLIAHFHQMLIGGVVNGMLAGMYYWWPKMFGFRLNERLGKWAFWIFNIGFYICFLPQYALGFEGMQRRMYTYPTDMGWGSLNFVSTIGAYLMGVGFLFIVWQVLYSLFHMERDTTGDPWDARTLEWSLPSPVPHYNFAVIPTITERDVWWAAKQRGTTDLLTTSTEDIKEIHMPKNSGRPFIMGLAFFVAGFGFVFNWYILAVIGLAGVALCMILRALEDQDEYVIPAEEVRETESALGRL; from the coding sequence ATGTGGAATGAGGGGTATTTGATTTGGATTTCCGACGCGCTGATTGTCCTCGTGGTGGTTGGCATCGTTGGAGCGCTCACGTATTTGAAGAAATGGCGCTGGCTGTGGGATAACTGGTTGACGACAGTTGATCACAAAAAGATTGGGATTATGTACTTAATCGCGGCGCTGTTGATGTTTTTCCGTGGCGGGGTGGATGCCCTACTGCTGCGCACACAGTTGGCGCAGCCGGGCGAACACTTTCTTGATGCGGAACACTATGATCAAATCTTTACGACGCACGGAACCATCATGATTTTGTTTATGGCGATGCCGTTTCTCTTTGCGCTATTCAATATCGTGGTGCCGTTGCAAATTGGAGCGCGCGATGTCGCGTTTCCGTATCTGAACGCAATTAGTTTTTGGTTGTTCTTCTTTGGCGCAATGCTCTTTAATCTGTCATTCGTGTTCGGTGGGTCGCCGGATGCTGGCTGGACCAGTTACCCACCACTGACGGAACTCGGGTTCGATCCCGGTCCAGGGGAGAACTACTACCTGCTCGGCGTCCAGATTTCGGGTATCGGGAGTATCGCGACAGGGATTAACTTTATCGCGACCATCCTCAAGATGCGGGCTCCTGGCATGAAATTGATGCGGATGCCACTGTTCACGTGGTCGACGCTCGGTTCCTGTCTCATCATTATTTTTGCCTTCCCTGCACTGTCTGTGTCATTGGCGCTGTTAATGCTTGACAGAGTGGTTGGTACACACTTCTTCACGATGATGCACGGCGGAAATCCGATGATGTTCATCAACTTGTTCTGGGTCTGGGGTCACCCTGAGGTGTATATCGTCGTGTTGCCCGCCTTCGGCGTCTACTCAGAAGTGGTTGCCACATTTACGCGCAAGCGCATTTTTGGCTATTCGTCGATGGTCGCGTCTCTCATGTTGATCACGGTCATCAGCTACTTCGTGTGGGCGCACCACTTTTTCACGATGGGCGCTGGCGCCGACGTCAATACGTTCTTCGCCGTCGCTTCCATGGCCGTTGGTATTCCAACGGGTGTGAAGGTGTTCAACTGGCTCTTTACGATGTTCCGCGGCCGTATCCGTGTAACTTTGCCGATGTTGTGGACGCTCGGATTCATCCCGAACTTCGCTATCGGCGGCGCGACGGGCATTATGCTCGCTGCTGCCCCTGGGGATTACCAGTATCACAACAGTTACTTCCTCATAGCCCACTTCCACCAAATGCTCATTGGTGGTGTGGTCAACGGCATGCTCGCGGGGATGTATTACTGGTGGCCGAAGATGTTTGGGTTCCGGCTCAACGAACGGTTGGGTAAATGGGCGTTCTGGATTTTCAACATTGGGTTCTACATTTGCTTCTTGCCGCAGTACGCACTTGGCTTCGAAGGTATGCAACGCCGGATGTACACGTACCCGACAGATATGGGTTGGGGGTCGCTCAACTTTGTATCCACCATTGGTGCTTACCTGATGGGCGTCGGATTCCTGTTCATCGTTTGGCAGGTCCTCTACAGCCTGTTCCACATGGAGCGGGATACGACGGGGGATCCATGGGATGCTAGGACGCTCGAGTGGTCCTTGCCGTCACCTGTTCCGCACTACAATTTCGCCGTCATTCCGACGATTACCGAACGGGATGTCTGGTGGGCGGCAAAACAGCGGGGAACGACGGATTTGCTTACCACTTCCACGGAGGACATCAAGGAGATTCACATGCCGAAAAACTCGGGTCGCCCATTTATCATGGGGCTCGCATTCTTCGTCGCTGGATTTGGCTTCGTCTTCAACTGGTATATCCTTGCGGTCATCGGCTTGGCCGGTGTTGCGTTGTGCATGATTCTGCGCGCGTTGGAAGACCAAGATGAGTATGTGATTCCGGCGGAAGAAGTTCGCGAGACCGAAAGTGCATTGGGGAGGTTGTAA
- a CDS encoding cytochrome (ubi)quinol oxidase subunit III, with amino-acid sequence MSALQHAVTAHADTDTPLEYQNPHESVKITGFWIFMATDMLLFGCLFATYLVLRTHTDGGPTAHHLFDIPGFTAETFILLTSSFTGGLSTLAMRLGKRKQVMAWLTLTILLGLAFIGLEVQEFAADVAIGATMQRSAFLSAFFTLVGTHGSHVSIGIVWMVLTLIQIARRGLNQKTARKLFIVNLYWHFLDVVWVFIFTIVYLSGVVM; translated from the coding sequence ATGTCCGCGTTACAACATGCCGTTACGGCTCATGCAGATACAGACACGCCATTGGAGTATCAAAATCCACATGAATCCGTGAAAATTACGGGCTTCTGGATATTCATGGCTACGGATATGTTGCTTTTTGGCTGTTTGTTTGCGACGTATCTGGTCTTGCGCACACATACAGATGGTGGTCCAACCGCCCACCATCTGTTCGATATCCCTGGCTTTACTGCAGAGACGTTCATTCTGCTGACCAGTAGCTTCACGGGCGGTTTGTCGACGCTCGCCATGCGACTTGGCAAACGCAAACAGGTCATGGCCTGGCTGACGTTGACGATTCTTCTCGGCCTTGCCTTTATCGGACTGGAAGTTCAGGAATTTGCAGCAGATGTCGCAATTGGGGCGACGATGCAGCGCAGCGCGTTTCTGTCGGCATTCTTCACGCTGGTCGGGACGCACGGGAGTCACGTGAGCATCGGCATTGTTTGGATGGTTCTGACGTTAATTCAGATTGCCCGCCGCGGTCTCAACCAAAAGACCGCGCGCAAGTTGTTCATCGTCAACTTATACTGGCACTTCTTAGATGTTGTGTGGGTCTTTATCTTCACAATCGTGTATTTGTCTGGGGTGGTGATGTGA
- a CDS encoding cytochrome o ubiquinol oxidase subunit IV, translated as MSTVRTGGTHKSHSPKLYILGYLLSLVLTAISFVLALTHSMNVGPLIVLLTILGALQIFVQLFFFMHITEGDGPPFHSVLLLLGLIFTFAVALMSVWIMAFGTNVSY; from the coding sequence ATGTCAACGGTTCGAACGGGGGGTACGCACAAGTCGCATTCGCCCAAGTTATACATTCTTGGGTATCTTTTATCGCTTGTCCTGACTGCGATTTCGTTCGTGCTGGCGCTTACGCACAGCATGAATGTCGGTCCATTGATTGTCCTTTTGACCATCCTTGGCGCACTGCAAATTTTTGTCCAGTTGTTTTTCTTTATGCACATCACGGAGGGAGACGGACCTCCGTTTCACTCGGTGCTATTGTTGCTTGGACTGATTTTTACATTCGCTGTCGCCTTGATGTCCGTCTGGATTATGGCTTTTGGCACCAATGTGAGTTACTGA
- a CDS encoding heme o synthase produces the protein MGFAKQPSVTGKSEVFGYPDVRAVAKAYIALTKPRIMLFLLFTAYCAMVVAQAGIPDLRTTLVGLGGLALSSGGGAALNMWYDRDIDAVMHRTANRPIPSGLVKPWHALAIGVGLGALSCVVLALWCNLLATSLSMAGYLYYAVIYTMWLKRKTPQNIVIGGGAGAFPPLVGWAAVTGHQSFAAWAMFAVIFLWTPAHFWALALYKNEDYARAGIPMMPVVRGARTTKRQMVIYTALMVMASWILVGAVREQVFYMIAATGIGCVFLRLTICLLRRQTDDEGLAKQTFFLSLIYLPAVFAVMVVCALL, from the coding sequence ATGGGTTTCGCAAAGCAACCGTCGGTGACTGGCAAGTCTGAGGTGTTCGGATACCCAGACGTAAGGGCGGTGGCCAAAGCCTATATTGCTTTGACGAAGCCGCGAATTATGCTGTTTCTCTTGTTTACAGCCTATTGTGCGATGGTGGTTGCGCAAGCGGGGATTCCCGATTTGCGCACCACGCTCGTTGGGCTGGGGGGATTAGCGCTATCTTCCGGCGGCGGGGCCGCCCTCAATATGTGGTATGACCGCGATATTGACGCAGTGATGCACCGAACGGCGAATCGCCCGATTCCTTCAGGACTGGTGAAACCGTGGCACGCATTGGCGATAGGGGTCGGCTTAGGCGCGTTGTCTTGTGTCGTACTCGCGCTTTGGTGCAATTTACTAGCGACCAGTTTATCCATGGCAGGGTATCTGTATTACGCCGTGATTTACACCATGTGGCTCAAACGCAAAACGCCACAAAACATCGTCATTGGCGGTGGGGCTGGCGCTTTTCCGCCACTTGTCGGTTGGGCCGCGGTAACCGGGCATCAGAGTTTCGCGGCATGGGCGATGTTCGCCGTCATCTTTTTGTGGACACCGGCTCATTTTTGGGCGCTCGCATTGTACAAGAACGAAGATTATGCACGCGCTGGAATCCCGATGATGCCAGTGGTTCGCGGTGCCCGTACGACGAAGCGGCAGATGGTCATCTATACCGCGCTCATGGTCATGGCATCTTGGATTTTGGTCGGTGCGGTTCGGGAACAAGTATTTTACATGATTGCTGCCACGGGCATCGGCTGTGTATTTCTCCGATTGACCATTTGTTTGCTGCGTCGGCAAACAGATGATGAGGGACTGGCCAAACAGACCTTTTTCTTGTCGTTGATTTATCTCCCAGCGGTGTTTGCCGTGATGGTCGTGTGTGCCCTGTTATGA
- a CDS encoding response regulator: MDGSACGTIRIMVVDDHELFRSGVCGLLTRMAGMDVVAEAENGHVALQKCADLTPDVVLMDINMPVMDGLEATRQIKAAYPNIKILILTVSDTEEMLFKAIKSGASGYVLKNAEPAAVIDAVQRVSAGEPVIPGNLAMQIITEFSRPQVKQSIASHQLQPLTEREIDVLRQLSTGASNRDIAQALYISENTVRNHVRNILEKLHFKNRVEAAAYALREGIVVDGE; the protein is encoded by the coding sequence ATGGATGGGAGCGCGTGCGGGACAATCCGCATTATGGTAGTAGATGATCATGAGTTGTTTCGCAGTGGCGTGTGCGGTTTGTTAACGCGAATGGCCGGTATGGATGTGGTGGCAGAAGCGGAAAACGGTCATGTTGCGCTACAAAAATGTGCAGACTTGACACCTGATGTCGTGTTGATGGATATTAACATGCCTGTGATGGATGGGTTAGAGGCGACTCGGCAGATTAAGGCCGCGTATCCCAATATTAAAATTTTGATTCTGACCGTTTCGGATACGGAGGAAATGCTATTTAAGGCTATCAAATCCGGCGCATCAGGATATGTGTTGAAAAATGCGGAACCGGCAGCGGTCATTGACGCCGTCCAGCGGGTGAGCGCGGGTGAGCCGGTTATTCCGGGGAATCTGGCAATGCAAATCATCACTGAGTTCTCTCGCCCGCAAGTGAAGCAGTCCATCGCGTCGCACCAATTACAACCGCTCACGGAGCGGGAAATCGATGTCTTGCGTCAATTGAGTACTGGTGCGAGCAATCGCGATATCGCCCAAGCGCTGTATATTAGTGAAAATACGGTTCGCAATCACGTGCGGAACATCCTTGAAAAACTCCATTTTAAAAACCGGGTTGAAGCGGCAGCGTATGCGTTGAGAGAGGGAATTGTCGTCGACGGCGAATGA
- a CDS encoding PAS domain-containing sensor histidine kinase, with amino-acid sequence MLRHHLELLTSMLQDMEGVEPIASALRELADINHALDEALIVAVTDVRGNITFANQQFCRISKYSYSELIGENHRIINSGYHSKAFFRDMWRTIAQGRIWRGEIKNRAKDGTFYWMDTTIVPCMNEDGKPYQYVAFRNEITQRKLIEERLDTLVTTMPDIVIFKDGEGRWLKANQAAIDFFKLSTVLYEGRTNEQLAAMPDTFERGLRCFVESDAEAWRQGKPIQLETDILMADDSVRTFELTKVPVYHKPGERSGLIVIAKDITEKKQTEAFLRRVDKIYAIGQMASGIAHEIRNPLAAMKWSLNVFTMDHPEYKDQFQAILGELSRVDGIVGELLMLAKPQETRFQSARLEEILGVVITLMSSQAKRNEIELKVEIEPDLPYVRCEPNQIKQVLINLIKNAIEAMPDGGTVTVEARRHRANEILIRVADEGVGIPDHVLSRLGEPFFTTKESGTGLGMMVCHKIIQDHAGRMDVHSVLNQGTEIVVTLPAVE; translated from the coding sequence TTGTTGCGACATCATCTCGAACTGCTTACGTCGATGCTGCAGGACATGGAGGGCGTCGAACCGATTGCCAGCGCGCTGCGTGAACTTGCCGACATCAATCATGCACTCGATGAAGCATTGATTGTCGCCGTGACCGACGTCCGTGGCAACATTACGTTCGCAAATCAGCAGTTCTGCAGAATCTCAAAATATAGTTACAGTGAACTCATCGGCGAGAATCATCGCATTATTAATTCTGGTTACCATTCCAAAGCGTTTTTTAGAGACATGTGGCGGACGATTGCCCAGGGGCGGATTTGGCGTGGTGAAATTAAGAACCGCGCGAAAGACGGTACATTCTACTGGATGGATACGACCATCGTACCGTGCATGAACGAAGACGGCAAACCGTATCAATACGTCGCGTTCCGCAATGAGATCACACAGCGTAAACTCATTGAAGAACGATTGGACACCTTGGTTACGACCATGCCGGACATCGTGATTTTTAAGGATGGGGAGGGGCGTTGGCTAAAAGCCAATCAGGCAGCGATTGACTTTTTCAAACTCTCCACCGTGCTGTACGAAGGGCGAACCAATGAGCAGTTGGCTGCAATGCCGGATACCTTTGAGCGGGGGCTGCGCTGTTTTGTCGAATCGGATGCTGAGGCGTGGCGACAGGGCAAACCCATTCAACTAGAGACCGATATCTTGATGGCGGATGATTCTGTTCGGACGTTTGAATTGACCAAGGTGCCGGTTTATCACAAACCGGGTGAGCGCAGCGGTCTCATTGTCATTGCAAAGGATATCACGGAAAAGAAGCAGACCGAGGCGTTTCTGCGCAGAGTGGACAAAATCTATGCCATTGGACAGATGGCTTCCGGAATCGCGCATGAAATTCGCAATCCTTTGGCAGCGATGAAGTGGTCGCTCAATGTCTTCACGATGGATCACCCTGAGTACAAAGACCAGTTTCAAGCCATATTGGGCGAACTATCGCGTGTGGACGGTATTGTCGGCGAGTTGCTGATGCTCGCGAAACCACAAGAGACGCGGTTTCAGAGTGCGCGTCTCGAGGAAATCTTAGGTGTGGTCATCACGTTGATGAGCAGTCAGGCCAAGCGAAACGAGATTGAGCTGAAGGTCGAGATCGAACCGGATCTACCGTATGTGCGGTGTGAGCCGAATCAGATTAAGCAAGTGCTCATTAATCTGATTAAAAACGCCATCGAGGCGATGCCGGATGGTGGCACCGTGACCGTGGAGGCCCGGCGACACCGTGCGAATGAGATTTTGATACGCGTTGCCGATGAAGGCGTCGGGATACCGGACCACGTCCTCTCCAGACTCGGCGAACCGTTTTTTACGACTAAAGAATCTGGCACGGGCTTGGGCATGATGGTGTGCCACAAGATTATACAAGATCATGCAGGGCGCATGGATGTCCACAGTGTGCTCAATCAAGGGACTGAAATTGTCGTGACGCTGCCGGCCGTCGAGTGA
- a CDS encoding universal stress protein — protein sequence MNKIVWATDGSTCATAAGKTVMKLLDAFPESTVTALYVIHPQYVGTGMGIVPEVADAGFEAVAKGLAQAIDEQFEAYQGRVQFVSEYGSPAIVICEFAAKEDADLIVLGSHGYGVVDRLLLGSVSSGVVHRSPISTLVVKERG from the coding sequence ATGAATAAAATCGTTTGGGCTACGGACGGATCAACCTGTGCAACTGCAGCAGGAAAGACTGTGATGAAACTTCTGGACGCGTTTCCAGAGTCGACGGTTACCGCTTTGTATGTGATACATCCGCAGTATGTCGGTACTGGGATGGGCATTGTTCCGGAAGTCGCAGATGCCGGTTTTGAGGCGGTTGCCAAGGGGTTGGCGCAGGCGATTGACGAACAATTTGAAGCGTATCAAGGGCGTGTTCAGTTTGTTTCCGAGTATGGATCCCCGGCGATTGTGATTTGTGAGTTTGCAGCGAAAGAAGACGCCGACCTCATCGTGTTGGGGAGTCACGGGTATGGTGTTGTCGACCGCTTGTTACTGGGAAGCGTCAGCAGCGGCGTGGTTCACCGCTCGCCTATTTCGACGCTCGTCGTCAAGGAACGAGGCTGA
- a CDS encoding L-lactate dehydrogenase: MQTIVKPRRIAVVGAGAVGSTTAYTLFLRERATEIVLVDNNTDKARGEALDMQHGRPFAGGVKVWSGDYRDCQDADIVIVTAGVSQQPGETRQALLARNATIVQHIVQEVTRYNETGILLIATNPVDVLSYVAWRTSGWPTQRVIGSGTVLDSARFRHLLGEHFAVDPRSVHAHVIGEHGDTEVPVWSTTNVAGVPVELPGTQKADISAKTRDAAYDIIMAKGHTSYAIALALDRICAAILHDEHAVLNVSTLLSDYHGVSDVYMGVPCVVGRQGVERVVTLPLADAELRNFRHSAQTLAARIRSVTSE; encoded by the coding sequence GTGCAAACCATCGTCAAACCGAGGAGAATTGCTGTGGTGGGGGCGGGGGCAGTCGGATCGACAACTGCCTACACACTGTTCCTGCGCGAACGCGCCACGGAGATTGTCCTCGTGGATAACAATACCGACAAGGCCAGGGGTGAGGCGCTCGACATGCAGCACGGGCGGCCATTTGCCGGTGGTGTAAAGGTCTGGAGCGGGGATTATCGAGACTGTCAAGATGCAGATATCGTGATCGTCACAGCGGGTGTCTCGCAACAGCCAGGTGAGACGCGGCAGGCGTTGTTGGCCCGAAACGCGACGATTGTGCAGCATATCGTTCAAGAGGTGACGCGCTACAACGAAACGGGGATCTTGCTCATCGCGACCAACCCGGTCGACGTGCTCTCCTATGTCGCGTGGCGGACGTCTGGGTGGCCGACTCAGCGCGTCATCGGATCCGGCACCGTACTCGACAGCGCCCGCTTTCGCCATTTACTGGGCGAACACTTCGCAGTTGATCCGCGCAGTGTACACGCCCATGTGATTGGTGAGCATGGGGATACGGAGGTGCCCGTGTGGAGCACGACGAACGTCGCCGGCGTGCCTGTTGAGTTGCCTGGTACGCAAAAGGCAGATATCTCTGCAAAGACCAGGGATGCGGCGTACGATATCATCATGGCGAAGGGCCATACGAGTTACGCGATTGCGCTCGCACTCGATAGAATTTGCGCGGCCATTTTGCATGATGAACACGCTGTCCTGAATGTTTCCACGTTGTTGTCCGATTATCATGGGGTGTCTGACGTGTACATGGGCGTCCCCTGTGTAGTCGGGCGGCAGGGGGTTGAGCGAGTCGTGACACTCCCCCTCGCGGACGCGGAACTGCGAAACTTTCGCCACTCGGCGCAAACACTCGCTGCCCGGATTCGCAGCGTGACGTCTGAGTGA